One segment of Micromonospora parathelypteridis DNA contains the following:
- a CDS encoding PKD domain-containing protein has translation MADTHGFEVVVEATSPVLRKALQGAWKSAECGDTSTDEGRIPQYLPVPAGLGIGGFTTAGGQVEIPRDQLDATPRPDIDGCELTFGLVIQVTVADPPVPSAQLLDLTATAHAAVPIGVLPDSKNVGLRFDGLPRSAVTATLTSGDPLAPKLVQILGEYIHFAYENGGPGGVLHPGIPAIPHEQDDTGLVLGLGVGSYTLDTHLEIYDDQADPAHRIDVSQPDPGHVLISMPIYLRMFHIVGSGAAPALADPMAVETRLAITVPLETPPGAYTLRFDTATVVAGAINPAPGIEGTHFTTNNATLFGFLDNALQAQLNQQGAALVHGFGSQSVVVPTVAQIETAIGDLLFDDLAARGFLALWTPEVGGEVFEADNVATRVFADLLVIAINAGEGADIGAMTNVVPAGRDFAILLDGTIVQENIDSARVTNGWADSDLPRRVDQGDDKADVRELDVVLREGSIRMTGELTVIDAILGSIDVDASFRADVGLHWTPSGDLNPDGVQRMDNHLIGEPDVDPEESVLFWVIAVILAIISFGAGSILIGIIIIVVAAVVTAVVNNIGGSRLVDPITGAVSGITGWPPELARIGRVRAVFFDPIVINADGLVLAGDLEVLSSCESTEVLAARSSGPYTGTAQSALLLAAGHTSAAAGYTWLTGDGTAPAATENVNHVYAASGAYLAAHSLTINQPGGATSRHFALVYVANVPPTVDAGPDLTVDEGEMVTLVGRFSDVEYADTHETTWNFGDAQPTEPGTVVETNTPPRAEGTSTVQHAWCDNGVYEVTLRVRDQNGGMATDTRTVTVRNVPPVVDAGPDLFTYPCTVLTLTARFTDPGWCDTHTAVWDFGDCTPPLPAVVTETHEPPAGRGTAVLSHRYPDCGTFLTRCTVVDDDGGTGFDELVVRAIDVVNRHFEDGFAQRTTGQVANGWEPYVLAGSAAGGTGQHVASNFVVHGGRRAQGLVPGPQQRVGVRQQIGANPGWAYQLTAWYDLDQAEPATARLGVDPTGGTDPTSAAVVWTDGTSAQRWSPLTVRVAAQAAAVTVFLEAAAGGGEPRRGGGRVWFDDVDLLAAQPYCPPEQPPPRPRDCLDFAGRQPGTQYPAEWTDHEFLIRSLDGAGRVVVAVGLPTGGAALQLGAGVQVELPHPADRVVVTLANQGGKPVELTALDDDGTQLDRVDVPANSPPGPATVTLVGPGIVAVRIVGRSAEGLLVRLCAEYDDDTEPGDNSADDHGDPTSHPAPIDPGVTGPTRRTDPPLRGGCCG, from the coding sequence ATGGCCGACACCCATGGCTTCGAGGTCGTCGTCGAGGCGACTTCGCCCGTTCTCCGCAAGGCCCTGCAGGGTGCCTGGAAGTCGGCCGAGTGCGGCGACACCAGCACCGACGAGGGACGCATTCCGCAATACCTGCCGGTCCCGGCCGGCCTCGGCATCGGCGGGTTCACCACGGCCGGTGGCCAGGTGGAGATCCCCCGCGACCAGCTCGACGCCACCCCACGACCCGACATCGACGGCTGCGAACTCACCTTCGGCCTGGTCATCCAGGTGACCGTCGCCGACCCGCCGGTGCCATCCGCGCAACTGCTGGACCTCACCGCCACCGCGCACGCCGCCGTGCCGATCGGGGTGCTGCCCGACTCGAAGAACGTGGGGCTGCGCTTTGACGGCCTGCCCCGCAGCGCGGTCACCGCGACCCTGACCAGCGGCGACCCTCTCGCCCCGAAACTCGTCCAGATCCTCGGGGAGTACATCCACTTCGCGTACGAGAACGGCGGCCCCGGGGGCGTGCTGCATCCCGGGATCCCGGCGATCCCGCACGAGCAGGACGACACCGGGCTGGTGCTGGGCCTCGGCGTCGGCAGTTACACCCTCGACACCCACCTGGAGATCTACGACGACCAGGCTGATCCCGCCCACCGGATCGACGTCAGTCAGCCGGATCCGGGGCACGTCCTCATCAGCATGCCGATCTACCTGCGGATGTTCCACATCGTCGGCAGTGGTGCGGCACCCGCGCTGGCCGACCCGATGGCTGTGGAGACGCGGCTCGCCATCACGGTGCCGCTGGAGACCCCGCCGGGGGCGTACACGTTGCGCTTCGACACCGCGACCGTGGTGGCGGGGGCGATCAACCCGGCGCCCGGCATCGAGGGCACCCACTTCACCACCAACAACGCCACCCTCTTCGGGTTCCTCGACAACGCGCTGCAAGCCCAGCTCAACCAGCAGGGGGCGGCGCTGGTGCACGGCTTCGGGTCGCAGAGCGTCGTGGTGCCCACCGTGGCGCAGATCGAGACGGCCATCGGCGACCTGCTCTTCGACGACCTGGCCGCCCGGGGCTTCCTTGCCCTGTGGACGCCGGAGGTCGGTGGCGAGGTGTTCGAGGCCGACAACGTCGCCACCCGGGTCTTCGCCGACCTGCTGGTGATCGCGATCAACGCCGGCGAGGGCGCCGACATCGGGGCGATGACCAACGTCGTACCGGCCGGGCGGGACTTCGCCATCCTGCTCGACGGGACGATCGTGCAGGAGAACATCGACTCCGCCCGGGTCACCAACGGTTGGGCGGACAGCGACCTGCCGCGCCGTGTCGACCAGGGCGACGACAAGGCGGACGTCCGCGAGCTGGACGTCGTACTCCGCGAGGGGTCGATCCGGATGACCGGGGAGTTGACCGTCATCGACGCGATCCTCGGCAGCATCGACGTCGACGCCAGCTTCCGGGCCGACGTGGGACTGCACTGGACCCCGAGCGGCGACCTCAACCCCGACGGCGTCCAGCGGATGGACAACCACCTGATCGGCGAACCGGACGTCGACCCCGAGGAGTCGGTCCTGTTCTGGGTCATCGCCGTCATCCTGGCGATCATCAGCTTCGGTGCCGGGAGCATCCTGATCGGGATCATCATCATCGTGGTCGCCGCGGTGGTCACGGCCGTGGTCAACAACATCGGCGGATCGCGCCTCGTCGACCCGATCACCGGAGCGGTCAGCGGCATCACCGGCTGGCCGCCCGAGCTGGCCCGGATCGGGCGGGTCAGGGCCGTCTTCTTCGACCCGATCGTGATCAACGCCGACGGCCTCGTCCTCGCCGGTGACCTGGAGGTGCTCAGCTCCTGTGAGAGCACCGAGGTACTCGCCGCCCGCAGCAGCGGACCGTACACCGGGACGGCCCAGTCGGCCCTGCTGTTGGCCGCCGGGCACACCAGCGCGGCGGCCGGCTACACCTGGCTGACCGGCGACGGCACGGCACCCGCCGCCACCGAGAACGTCAACCACGTCTACGCCGCCAGCGGCGCCTACCTGGCGGCGCACTCGTTGACGATCAACCAGCCCGGCGGCGCCACCAGCCGCCACTTCGCGTTGGTGTACGTCGCCAACGTGCCGCCCACTGTCGACGCCGGCCCGGACCTCACCGTCGACGAGGGCGAGATGGTCACACTCGTCGGCCGGTTCAGCGACGTCGAGTACGCCGACACCCACGAGACCACCTGGAACTTCGGCGACGCCCAACCCACCGAGCCGGGCACGGTCGTGGAGACCAACACCCCGCCCCGGGCCGAGGGCACCAGCACCGTCCAGCACGCCTGGTGCGACAACGGTGTGTACGAGGTGACCCTGCGGGTCCGGGACCAGAACGGTGGGATGGCGACCGACACCAGGACCGTGACGGTGCGCAACGTCCCGCCCGTGGTCGACGCCGGCCCCGATCTGTTCACCTACCCCTGCACGGTCCTCACCCTCACCGCCCGGTTCACCGATCCCGGTTGGTGCGACACGCACACCGCCGTCTGGGACTTCGGCGACTGCACCCCGCCGCTTCCGGCCGTGGTCACCGAGACGCACGAGCCGCCGGCGGGCCGGGGGACCGCCGTGCTGTCCCACCGCTATCCGGACTGCGGCACGTTCCTGACCCGGTGCACGGTGGTCGACGACGACGGTGGGACCGGGTTCGACGAGTTGGTGGTCCGGGCCATCGACGTGGTCAACCGGCACTTCGAGGACGGGTTCGCCCAGCGCACCACCGGACAGGTCGCCAACGGCTGGGAGCCGTACGTGCTGGCCGGCTCGGCGGCCGGCGGCACCGGCCAACACGTCGCCAGCAACTTCGTGGTGCACGGTGGTCGCCGGGCCCAGGGGCTCGTGCCAGGTCCGCAGCAGCGGGTCGGCGTCCGGCAGCAGATCGGGGCCAACCCGGGCTGGGCCTACCAGCTCACCGCCTGGTACGACCTCGACCAGGCCGAGCCCGCGACGGCTCGGCTCGGCGTCGACCCCACCGGCGGCACCGACCCGACCTCCGCCGCCGTCGTCTGGACCGACGGCACGAGCGCCCAGCGGTGGAGCCCGCTGACGGTACGCGTCGCCGCCCAGGCCGCCGCGGTGACCGTCTTCCTGGAGGCCGCCGCCGGCGGGGGTGAACCCCGAAGGGGCGGCGGACGGGTGTGGTTCGACGACGTGGACCTGCTGGCGGCGCAGCCGTACTGCCCGCCGGAGCAGCCGCCGCCAAGGCCGCGCGACTGCCTCGACTTCGCCGGCCGTCAGCCCGGCACGCAGTACCCGGCGGAGTGGACCGACCACGAGTTCCTCATCCGTTCCCTGGACGGCGCCGGCCGGGTCGTCGTCGCGGTCGGGCTACCGACCGGCGGCGCGGCCCTCCAACTCGGCGCCGGCGTCCAGGTCGAACTGCCCCACCCGGCGGACCGGGTCGTCGTCACCCTGGCCAACCAGGGCGGCAAACCGGTCGAGCTGACCGCGCTCGACGACGACGGTACGCAGCTCGACCGCGTCGACGTGCCGGCGAACTCGCCACCGGGCCCGGCGACGGTGACTCTCGTCGGCCCCGGCATCGTCGCCGTCCGGATCGTCGGACGGTCGGCGGAAGGGCTGCTGGTCCGGCTCTGTGCCGAGTACGACGACGACACCGAGCCCGGCGACAACTCCGCTGACGACCACGGCGACCCCACGTCGCACCCCGCTCCGATCGACCCCGGTGTCACCGGTCCGACGCGTCGGACCGACCCGCCGCTCCGTGGTGGCTGCTGTGGTTGA
- a CDS encoding TetR/AcrR family transcriptional regulator codes for MTTPTDSPRQRLRDTIVDAARARTIAAGWDAVRMGGVATTAGVSRQTVYNEFGSKAGLAEALARAEVDRFVGDVRAALDAHGSDVRAGAYAAIAHTLATAADNPLVKAILTSARGGSDELLPYLTTRAEVVLTEASGALIEWADDHLPGADRAALTFAADTVVRLVVSHIVLPRTPIEQTAEALADLAVRLFAAATHPTR; via the coding sequence ATGACTACGCCGACGGACTCGCCGCGCCAGCGACTGCGGGACACGATCGTGGACGCGGCCCGCGCGCGGACCATCGCCGCCGGGTGGGACGCGGTCCGGATGGGCGGGGTGGCCACCACGGCCGGGGTGAGCCGGCAGACCGTCTACAACGAGTTCGGCAGCAAGGCGGGGCTGGCCGAGGCGCTCGCCCGCGCCGAGGTGGACCGGTTCGTCGGCGACGTCCGTGCCGCGCTCGACGCGCACGGCTCCGACGTGCGGGCCGGCGCGTACGCGGCCATCGCGCACACCCTCGCCACGGCTGCCGACAATCCGCTGGTCAAGGCGATCCTGACCAGCGCTCGCGGCGGCTCGGACGAGCTACTCCCATACCTCACCACCCGGGCCGAGGTGGTGCTCACCGAGGCGTCCGGCGCACTCATCGAGTGGGCCGACGACCACCTGCCGGGGGCGGACCGGGCCGCGCTGACCTTCGCCGCCGACACCGTCGTCCGCCTGGTGGTGAGCCACATCGTGCTCCCCCGCACCCCGATCGAGCAGACCGCCGAGGCCCTCGCCGACCTCGCCGTACGCCTCTTCGCCGCCGCGACCCACCCCACCCGCTGA
- a CDS encoding sensor histidine kinase: MRRGGQWRWPGVAADAALALVLLAFGLLATGLAGDNQPGSRPVDAACRVLIAVAALALLVRRRAPVVTLAVVTVATSAYLVLGYPYGPILLAFLIAVYTVAVRLPVAPAARAAAGAFVLLLAHVFFSRGPAPGWTGVLPASAWVVVPFAVGVVVRVNREAAARERADQARSRAEEARRQADEERLRIAQEVHDVVGHGLAAISMQAEIALHLLPKRPEQAETALTAISRTSREALDELRVTLGAVRQGAERGPVPGLARLAALRERLAGAGLAVELRVVGDPRELPAAVDLAAYRVVQEALTNVLRHAGVSDAEVTVDYRADELTVEVTDRGTGAASDGIDLAADGVGGHGLAGMRERVVALGGRLTTGPRTGGGFRVHARLPVGSTT; the protein is encoded by the coding sequence ATGCGACGAGGCGGGCAGTGGCGGTGGCCGGGGGTGGCGGCGGATGCCGCGCTCGCTCTGGTGCTGCTCGCGTTCGGGTTGCTCGCCACCGGTCTGGCCGGGGACAACCAGCCGGGGTCGCGGCCGGTGGACGCCGCCTGCCGGGTGCTGATCGCCGTCGCCGCGCTCGCTCTGCTGGTCCGGCGGCGTGCTCCGGTCGTCACCCTCGCCGTGGTCACCGTGGCCACGTCGGCGTACCTGGTGCTCGGGTACCCGTACGGGCCGATCCTGCTCGCGTTCCTGATCGCGGTGTACACCGTCGCCGTGCGGCTGCCGGTGGCCCCGGCGGCCCGCGCCGCCGCCGGGGCGTTCGTGCTGTTGTTGGCGCACGTCTTCTTCTCCCGTGGCCCGGCCCCCGGATGGACGGGAGTGCTGCCCGCTTCGGCCTGGGTGGTCGTACCGTTCGCGGTGGGGGTGGTGGTGCGGGTCAACCGCGAGGCTGCCGCGCGTGAGCGTGCCGACCAGGCCCGCAGCCGCGCCGAGGAGGCGCGACGGCAGGCCGACGAGGAGCGGTTGCGCATCGCGCAGGAGGTGCACGACGTGGTGGGGCACGGGCTTGCCGCGATCAGCATGCAGGCGGAGATCGCCCTGCACCTGCTGCCGAAGCGGCCGGAGCAGGCGGAGACCGCGCTCACCGCGATCAGCCGGACCAGCCGGGAGGCGCTGGACGAACTCCGGGTCACCCTGGGGGCGGTACGGCAGGGCGCGGAGCGTGGGCCGGTGCCCGGCCTGGCCCGGCTCGCGGCGTTGCGGGAGCGGCTCGCCGGGGCCGGTCTCGCCGTCGAGCTGCGCGTGGTCGGCGACCCTCGGGAGCTGCCGGCGGCGGTGGACCTGGCCGCGTACCGGGTGGTGCAGGAGGCGTTGACGAACGTGCTGCGGCACGCTGGGGTCTCCGACGCGGAGGTGACCGTCGACTATCGGGCCGACGAGCTGACCGTCGAGGTCACCGACCGGGGCACCGGCGCGGCCAGCGATGGGATCGATCTGGCCGCTGACGGCGTCGGCGGGCACGGTCTGGCCGGGATGCGGGAGCGGGTCGTGGCGCTGGGCGGGCGGTTGACCACCGGGCCGCGTACCGGTGGCGGGTTCCGGGTCCACGCCCGGCTGCCCGTGGGGTCGACCACGTGA
- a CDS encoding response regulator transcription factor produces MIRVLIADDQDLVRLGLRALVESEDDLALAGEAADGLRAVELARRERPDVVLMDIRMPGIDGIEATRRIVADPDLTGTRVVVLTTFELDEYVFDALRHGASGFLTKDTRPAELLRAIRLVAEGEALLSPSVTRRVVREFATRPSRVLRPHPRLDALTDRERQVVGLVGEGLNNEEIAVRLVVSPATARTHVSRAMGKLGARDRAQLVVFAYQSGLVSE; encoded by the coding sequence GTGATCCGGGTGCTGATCGCCGACGACCAGGACCTGGTCCGGCTCGGTCTGCGCGCGCTGGTGGAGAGCGAGGACGACCTGGCGCTGGCCGGCGAGGCGGCCGACGGGCTGCGGGCGGTCGAGCTGGCGCGTCGGGAACGGCCGGACGTGGTGCTGATGGACATCCGGATGCCCGGCATCGACGGCATCGAGGCGACCCGGCGAATCGTCGCGGACCCTGACCTGACCGGTACGCGGGTGGTGGTGCTGACCACCTTCGAGCTGGACGAGTACGTCTTCGACGCGCTGCGGCACGGTGCGAGCGGGTTCCTCACCAAGGACACCCGACCGGCTGAGCTGCTACGCGCGATCCGGTTGGTCGCCGAGGGGGAGGCGCTGCTGTCGCCGTCGGTGACCCGACGGGTGGTGCGGGAGTTCGCCACCCGGCCGTCCCGGGTGCTTCGTCCGCACCCCCGGCTGGACGCGCTCACCGACCGGGAGCGCCAGGTCGTCGGCCTGGTCGGTGAGGGCCTGAACAACGAGGAGATCGCCGTACGGCTGGTGGTCAGCCCGGCGACCGCGCGGACCCACGTCAGCCGGGCGATGGGCAAGCTGGGAGCCCGGGACCGGGCCCAGCTCGTCGTCTTCGCGTACCAGTCGGGGTTGGTGTCGGAGTGA
- the proS gene encoding proline--tRNA ligase, translated as MARVLTPRAEDFPRWYQDLIAKAKLADNGPVRGTMVIRPAGYAIWERMQAEMDARIKAAGAENAYFPLFIPESYLKREAQHVEGFSPELAVVTHGGGKPLAEPVVVRPTSETVIGEFMAKWIDSYRDLPLLLNQWANVVRWELRPRIFLRTSEFLWQEGHTAHATREDARAYARRILHEAYEDLMVNVIGIPVVVGLKTTRERFAGATATYTCEGMMGDGKALQLGTSHELGQNFAKAFDISYSSKEGGREHAWTTSWGTSTRMLGGLIMAHGDDNGLRVPPKLAPIQAYVMVVKDGDGVGEAAAKLRDGLRDAGVRVALDDRTDTPFGRRAVDAELRGYPVRVEVGPRDLAAGNAVVVRRTDGSKSPTPVADVVGAVLAALETDQQVLHDQALANRESRTVEVATLAEAIEAAATGWARVPWSAVGVAGEAEANGQGVTVRCLLRADGSVPDSEDEPDLIAILARAY; from the coding sequence ATGGCACGCGTGCTCACTCCCCGTGCGGAGGATTTCCCCCGCTGGTACCAGGACCTGATCGCCAAGGCGAAGCTGGCCGACAACGGCCCGGTCCGCGGCACCATGGTCATCCGACCGGCCGGCTACGCCATCTGGGAGCGTATGCAGGCCGAGATGGACGCCCGGATCAAGGCGGCGGGCGCGGAGAACGCGTACTTCCCGCTCTTCATCCCGGAGAGCTACCTCAAGCGTGAGGCCCAGCACGTCGAGGGCTTCTCGCCGGAGCTGGCGGTCGTCACCCACGGTGGTGGCAAGCCGCTCGCCGAGCCGGTGGTGGTGCGCCCGACCAGTGAGACGGTCATCGGCGAGTTCATGGCCAAGTGGATCGACTCGTACCGGGATCTGCCGCTGCTGCTCAACCAGTGGGCCAACGTGGTCCGGTGGGAGCTGCGCCCGCGGATCTTCCTGCGTACCAGCGAGTTCCTCTGGCAGGAGGGGCACACCGCGCATGCCACCCGCGAGGACGCCCGGGCGTACGCGCGGCGGATCCTGCACGAGGCGTACGAGGACCTGATGGTCAACGTGATCGGCATTCCGGTCGTGGTGGGCCTGAAGACGACGCGCGAGCGGTTTGCCGGCGCGACCGCCACGTACACCTGCGAAGGCATGATGGGCGACGGCAAGGCGCTGCAACTGGGCACCAGCCACGAGCTGGGCCAGAACTTCGCCAAGGCGTTCGACATCAGCTACTCCTCCAAGGAGGGCGGCCGGGAGCACGCCTGGACCACCTCCTGGGGCACGTCGACCCGGATGCTCGGTGGCCTGATCATGGCGCACGGCGACGACAACGGTCTGCGCGTGCCGCCGAAGCTGGCGCCGATCCAGGCGTACGTCATGGTGGTCAAGGACGGCGACGGCGTGGGCGAGGCGGCGGCCAAGCTGCGCGACGGCCTGCGCGACGCCGGTGTCCGGGTCGCGCTCGACGACCGGACCGACACCCCGTTCGGCCGCCGGGCCGTCGACGCCGAGCTGCGCGGCTATCCGGTACGCGTCGAGGTGGGCCCCCGTGATTTGGCCGCCGGCAACGCGGTCGTGGTGCGGCGGACGGACGGCTCGAAGTCCCCGACGCCGGTGGCCGACGTGGTCGGCGCGGTGTTGGCCGCCCTGGAGACCGACCAGCAGGTGCTGCACGACCAGGCGCTGGCCAACCGCGAGTCGCGCACGGTCGAGGTGGCGACCCTCGCCGAGGCGATCGAGGCCGCCGCGACCGGCTGGGCCCGGGTGCCGTGGTCGGCGGTCGGCGTGGCCGGCGAGGCCGAGGCGAACGGTCAGGGCGTCACGGTGCGCTGCCTGCTGCGTGCCGACGGCTCGGTGCCGGACTCCGAGGACGAGCCCGACCTGATCGCCATCCTCGCCCGCGCCTACTGA
- a CDS encoding amidohydrolase family protein has protein sequence MALHVRGVLLPDDEVRDLWLVGDRVTFTPVPGAETVVDGGFVLPGLVDAHCHIGIARGGAPITSLDQARELAHVDRDAGVLAIRDAGSPYPYPELDDEPDLPRLARAGRHVAPPKRYLRDIGVEVGAAEVAATVAAQARAGNGWVKLVGDWIDRGVGDLAPAWDADTLTAAVRAAHDAGVRAAVHTFSESAVEIMVRAGVDSVEHGTGLSLDLIDEMARQGTALIPTMINIATFGGIAEQARAKFPGYAEHMLALRDNFPEVVRAAHEAGVPIYVGTDAGGGIDHGLAAEEMLLLHEQAGMAPIDVLAAASWGAREWLGFPGLVEGGLADLTVYPEDPRRDLRVVRAPARTILRGNVIR, from the coding sequence ATGGCTCTTCATGTGCGCGGTGTGCTGCTCCCCGACGACGAGGTCCGGGATCTCTGGCTGGTCGGCGACCGGGTGACCTTCACCCCGGTGCCCGGGGCGGAGACGGTCGTCGACGGCGGTTTCGTCCTGCCCGGGCTGGTCGACGCGCACTGCCACATCGGCATCGCCCGTGGCGGCGCCCCGATCACCTCCCTCGACCAGGCCCGCGAGTTGGCCCACGTCGACCGGGACGCCGGGGTCCTGGCGATCCGCGACGCCGGCTCGCCGTACCCGTACCCCGAACTGGACGACGAGCCGGACCTGCCGCGACTGGCCCGCGCGGGCCGGCACGTCGCGCCGCCGAAGCGCTACCTGCGCGACATCGGGGTGGAGGTCGGCGCGGCCGAGGTGGCCGCGACGGTGGCCGCGCAGGCGCGGGCCGGCAACGGCTGGGTGAAGTTGGTCGGCGACTGGATCGACCGGGGCGTGGGCGACCTCGCGCCGGCCTGGGACGCGGACACCCTCACCGCGGCGGTGCGGGCCGCGCACGACGCCGGGGTACGCGCCGCGGTGCACACCTTCTCTGAGTCGGCCGTCGAGATCATGGTGCGGGCCGGGGTGGACTCGGTGGAGCACGGCACCGGGCTGAGCCTCGACCTGATCGACGAGATGGCCCGCCAGGGCACCGCGCTGATCCCCACGATGATCAATATCGCGACCTTCGGGGGCATCGCCGAGCAGGCGCGGGCCAAGTTCCCCGGGTACGCCGAGCACATGCTCGCGCTGCGCGACAACTTCCCCGAGGTGGTGCGTGCCGCCCACGAGGCGGGTGTGCCGATCTACGTGGGCACCGACGCCGGTGGTGGCATCGACCACGGCCTGGCCGCCGAGGAGATGCTGCTGTTGCACGAGCAGGCCGGCATGGCGCCGATCGACGTGCTCGCCGCCGCGTCCTGGGGTGCCCGGGAGTGGCTCGGCTTCCCCGGCCTCGTCGAGGGCGGCCTCGCCGACCTGACCGTCTACCCCGAGGACCCCCGCCGCGACCTGCGCGTCGTCCGCGCCCCCGCCCGCACGATCCTGCGCGGCAACGTGATCCGCTGA
- a CDS encoding DUF402 domain-containing protein has product MHRNVRHGRIGWVRPARVVSDDDRGLLVWIARDSPVAHEVTEAGLGMRSMPFAQWISSTYRLAEGHWNGPPLLKFLPTGAAHSVWWFRDAQGRFLSWYVNLEEPGVRWDDGSVAGVDVVDQDLDVVVHPDLSWQWKDEEEFVERLAFGADYWVTDEAAVRAEGKRVIGLAEAGVFPFDGTWCDYTPPPNWGVPDGLPAGWDRPPVR; this is encoded by the coding sequence ATGCATCGAAACGTGCGGCACGGTCGGATCGGGTGGGTTCGGCCGGCCCGTGTGGTCAGTGACGACGATCGAGGGTTGCTGGTGTGGATCGCCCGGGATTCGCCGGTGGCACACGAGGTGACCGAGGCGGGGCTGGGGATGCGGTCGATGCCGTTCGCCCAGTGGATCTCGTCGACGTACCGGCTGGCGGAGGGCCACTGGAACGGCCCGCCGCTGCTGAAGTTCCTGCCCACCGGCGCGGCCCACTCGGTCTGGTGGTTCCGTGACGCCCAGGGGCGCTTCCTGAGCTGGTACGTCAACCTGGAGGAGCCGGGCGTCCGGTGGGACGACGGCTCGGTGGCCGGGGTGGACGTGGTGGACCAGGACCTGGACGTGGTCGTCCACCCGGACCTCAGTTGGCAGTGGAAGGACGAGGAGGAGTTCGTCGAGCGGCTGGCCTTCGGTGCCGACTACTGGGTGACCGACGAGGCCGCGGTACGCGCCGAAGGCAAGCGGGTGATCGGCCTCGCCGAGGCGGGCGTCTTTCCGTTCGACGGCACCTGGTGTGACTACACCCCGCCGCCGAACTGGGGCGTACCGGATGGGCTGCCTGCCGGCTGGGACCGCCCACCAGTTCGCTGA
- the ffh gene encoding signal recognition particle protein, which produces MFDTLSDRLSGIFTKLRGKGRLTDADIDATAREIRLALLEADVALPVVKGFIAAVKERARSSEVSQALNPAQQIIKIVNEELINVLGGEGRRLQFAKQPPTVIMLAGLQGSGKTTLAGKLARWLKGQGHQPLLVAADLQRPNAVGQLQVLGGRAGVEVYAPEPGNGTGDPVQVARASIEHAKRAARDIVIVDTAGRLGIDAEMMQQAADIRDAVQPDEVIFVIDAMVGQDAVRTAEAFRDGVGITGVVLSKLDGDARGGAALSVREVTGQPILFASTGEKLEDFDVFHPDRMASRILGMGDVLTLIEQAEQAFDSDQKEKMTAKLMGGEQFTLDDFLDQLIAVRRMGPIANVLAMMPGMGQMKDQLSELDDSHFDRVTAIIRSMTPGERTNPKIINGSRRARIANGSGVTVMDVNQLLNRFADAQKMMKQMGGMMGLPGGGRRKATKSPKNKRKGTKGGGRPRTGAGAGMPGGFPGGMPQLPPGMDPNDLAGGQGLPPGFKLPKIDFNKLGKGGDNRPR; this is translated from the coding sequence GTGTTTGACACCTTGAGTGACCGCCTGTCCGGGATCTTCACCAAGCTCCGCGGCAAGGGGCGGCTCACCGACGCCGACATCGACGCCACCGCGCGCGAGATCCGCCTCGCGCTGCTGGAGGCGGACGTCGCGCTGCCGGTGGTCAAGGGCTTCATCGCGGCCGTCAAGGAGCGTGCCCGCAGCTCCGAGGTCTCCCAGGCGCTGAACCCGGCCCAGCAGATCATCAAGATCGTCAACGAAGAGCTGATCAACGTGCTCGGCGGCGAGGGGCGACGGCTCCAGTTCGCCAAGCAGCCGCCGACGGTGATCATGCTGGCCGGCCTCCAGGGTTCCGGTAAGACGACGCTGGCCGGCAAGCTGGCCCGCTGGCTCAAGGGCCAGGGGCACCAGCCGCTGCTCGTCGCCGCCGACCTCCAGCGCCCCAACGCCGTCGGGCAACTCCAGGTGCTCGGTGGTCGGGCCGGCGTCGAGGTGTACGCCCCGGAGCCCGGCAACGGCACCGGTGACCCGGTGCAGGTGGCCCGCGCGTCGATCGAGCACGCGAAGCGGGCGGCCCGTGACATCGTCATCGTCGACACCGCCGGCCGGCTCGGCATCGACGCCGAGATGATGCAGCAGGCCGCCGACATCCGCGACGCGGTCCAGCCGGACGAGGTCATCTTCGTCATCGACGCGATGGTCGGTCAGGATGCCGTCCGCACCGCCGAGGCGTTCCGCGACGGCGTCGGCATCACCGGTGTGGTCCTCTCCAAGCTCGACGGCGACGCCCGTGGTGGTGCCGCGCTGTCGGTGCGTGAGGTGACCGGGCAGCCGATCCTGTTCGCCTCCACCGGTGAGAAGTTGGAGGACTTCGACGTCTTCCACCCCGACCGGATGGCCAGCCGGATCCTCGGCATGGGCGACGTCCTCACTCTGATCGAGCAGGCCGAGCAGGCCTTCGACTCCGATCAGAAGGAGAAGATGACCGCCAAGCTGATGGGCGGTGAGCAGTTCACCCTGGATGACTTCCTCGACCAGCTCATCGCGGTGCGGCGGATGGGCCCGATCGCCAACGTGCTGGCCATGATGCCCGGCATGGGGCAGATGAAGGACCAGCTCTCCGAGTTGGACGACAGCCACTTCGACCGGGTCACCGCGATCATCCGATCGATGACCCCGGGCGAGCGAACCAATCCGAAGATCATCAACGGGTCCCGCCGGGCGCGCATCGCCAACGGCTCCGGGGTCACCGTGATGGACGTCAACCAACTGCTCAACCGCTTCGCCGACGCGCAGAAGATGATGAAGCAGATGGGCGGCATGATGGGCCTGCCCGGCGGTGGCCGGCGCAAGGCGACCAAGTCGCCGAAGAACAAGCGCAAGGGCACCAAGGGCGGCGGTCGTCCGCGTACCGGGGCGGGCGCCGGAATGCCGGGCGGCTTCCCCGGCGGCATGCCGCAGCTCCCGCCGGGCATGGACCCGAACGACCTCGCCGGTGGCCAGGGCCTGCCGCCCGGCTTCAAGCTTCCGAAGATCGACTTCAACAAGCTCGGCAAGGGCGGCGACAACCGCCCCCGCTGA